The sequence below is a genomic window from Mesorhizobium shangrilense.
GGCGGCGATCAGCCGGGTCTTCGGCGACAGAAGCATGCCGTTGCCGAACACGTCGCCCGACATGTCACCCACCCCGACCACGGTGAAGGGCGAAGTCTGGATGTCCCGGTTCATCTCGCGAAAATGCCGCTTGACCGCTTCCCAGGCACCCTTGGCGGTGATGCCCATCTTCTTGTGGTCATAGCCGGCCGAGCCGCCGCTGGCGAAGGCATCGTCGAGCCAGAAGCCATGCTGCTCGGAAATGGCGTTGGCGGTATCAGAGAAGGTCGCCGTGCCCTTGTCGGCGGCGACGACGAAATAGGGATCGTCAGGGTCGCGCCTGATGACGCCGGCAGGCGGGATGACACCGTCGAGACCGATATTGTCGGTGATCGACAAAAGGCTGGAGACAAAGTTCTTGTAGGCCGATGTGCCGGCCTCGAAGATCGCGTCGCGACTGCCGCCCGCCGGCAGGCGCTTGGGGAAGAAACCGCCCTTGGCGCCGACCGGTACGATGACGGCGTTCTTGACCTGTTGCGCCTTGACCAGGCCCAGCACCTCGGTGCGGTAGTCCTGTGCGCGATCCGACCAGCGCAGGCCGCCACGCGCCACCGGGCCGAAGCGCAGATGCAGGCCCTCGACCTCGGAACCATAGACGAAGATCTCGCGCCACGGCCGCGGCGCTGGCAATCCCTCGACCGCATGCGAATCGAGCTTGATCGCCAGCGACTGGCCTTTCTCTTTCGTATCGGCAACGAAATGATTGGTGCGCAGCGAGGCTTCGATCAGGTTGAGGTAACGGCGGATGATGGTGTCGTCATCGATGTTCGGCACCTCCTCCAGCGCGTCCTTGATCTTGGCCTTGAGATGCTTTGCCGCGACCACGCCTTCGCCCTCCGCTGTCGGGCCGAGCCGGGCGATGAACAGCGCATGCAGACCGCGCGCGATGTCGGGGTAGCGGTTGAGTGCGGCGGCGATAAAATCCTGGCTTTGCGGGATGCCGACCTGCTGCAGATAGCGGCCATAGGCGCGCAGGACGGTGATCTCGCTCGACCACAGGCCGGCGGTCTGGGCAAGGCCGCTATAGCCGTCATTGTCGACGTCGCCGCGCCACACCGACAGGAAAGCATCCTCGAACAGCGCGCCGCCATCGGCAAGGTCGATCGGCTTGCCGTAGCGGTTCTCCAGCTCCATGTCGTGGATGAAGACCATGCCGGACTGGTCGTCGCCGATCTCGAAAGTGCGCTCGCTGATGACCCGGAAGCCGATGTTTTCCAGCACCGGGACGCGCCGCGACAACGCCACCGGTGCGCCATGATGATAGATTTTCAGCGCCGCCTGCTGCGGCTTCTGGTGGGCATGGCGATAATAGTCGATGGCGATCGGATTGGCCGCGCTGATCCTGGCGATGCGCCCGGCATCGACCAGCGCCACGGTCGGCGAGAAACTGTCGCGATAGCTCTCCGAAAAGCGTGAGGCGATGGCGGTAAGCGCGGCATCGGCGCCGGTTTCGGCCGCGGTTTCGCGCAGCGCATCGTCCCAGGTCCGCACGATGTCGCGGATCGCCGCCTCGATCGCCGCTTGCTCGACCTTGGGCGTCTTGCCGCCGGAGCGGCCGATGATGAAATGGACGCGCGCCAGCCCGCCTTCCGGGAAAGCCGGATAGTAGGCCGACAGCCGGCCTTCGAATACGGTCTTGAGGTACGTGCCTACCTTCTCGCGCACGACGCTGTCGTAGCGGTCGCGCGGCACGAAGACGAGGATCGAGACGAAGCGATCGAACTGGTCGGCACGCACCAGCGCGCGCACACGCGGCCGTTCGATCAGTCCCAGAATGGCTTCGGCGTGTTTCCGCAGGATCGGCACCGGTACCTGGAACAGCTCGTCACGCGGATAGCTTTCCAGCACGTTGATCAGTGCCTTGCCGGAATGGTCGCCGGGATTGAAGCCGGATTTGGCGATGATGGTCTCGGCCTTCGAGCGCAGATAGGGGATCTTCATCACCGAGCGCGTGTAGGCGGTCGAGGTGAACAGGCCGACGATGCGCAGCTCGCCCGAAAGCGCGCCCTTGGCGGTGTAGGTCTTGACGCCGATATAGTCGAGATAGATGCGGCGATGCACCGCCGACTTGGCATTGGCCTTGGTGACGATCAGCGGTTCCGGCCCGTGCAGGAAGGCGCGGATTTCCGGCGTCGTCGTCACCGCTTCGGTGCCACGCCTCAGCACCAGCACATCGGGATCGGTCAGGATGCCGAGGCCGGCCTTGTCGGCGCGTTCCAGCGTGCCGCTCTTCTCGCCGCCGGTGTACTTGAACTCGCGCATGCCGAGGAAGGTGAAATTGTCATCGCGCAGCCATTCGAGGAAGGCGATCGCCTCGGTGACATGGGCCTTGTCGAGCGGCACCGGCGCATAGCGGAATTCCGAGATCGCCTGGTCGAGACGGGCCAGCATCGGTTTCCAGTCGGTGACGGCGGCGCGCACCTGCGACAGGATCTTCTTCAGCCGCGCGGCCAGCGCCTCCGCCTGCTCGGCGGAGAGACGGCCGATATGGACGTGGACGACGCTCAGCCGGTCATGGTTGTGATCGCCCTTGGCGAAGCCGCCATCGCCGAGAATTTCGTCGACGCCGGCCTTGCCGTGCTTCACGACGATGACCGGATGGGTGACCAGCAGCGGCTCACCGGCGCTCTCGGTGATTTCGCC
It includes:
- a CDS encoding NAD-glutamate dehydrogenase, giving the protein MASLKTAGGPKKTSGTKGSGTSGAAAKASEKPGRLADYLLARAPAEDVAAYDVADLERAADLAGRAVARHKKGDCVVAIDVDSGVVRQGRPMTIITVVNDNMPFLFDSILGEITESAGEPLLVTHPVIVVKHGKAGVDEILGDGGFAKGDHNHDRLSVVHVHIGRLSAEQAEALAARLKKILSQVRAAVTDWKPMLARLDQAISEFRYAPVPLDKAHVTEAIAFLEWLRDDNFTFLGMREFKYTGGEKSGTLERADKAGLGILTDPDVLVLRRGTEAVTTTPEIRAFLHGPEPLIVTKANAKSAVHRRIYLDYIGVKTYTAKGALSGELRIVGLFTSTAYTRSVMKIPYLRSKAETIIAKSGFNPGDHSGKALINVLESYPRDELFQVPVPILRKHAEAILGLIERPRVRALVRADQFDRFVSILVFVPRDRYDSVVREKVGTYLKTVFEGRLSAYYPAFPEGGLARVHFIIGRSGGKTPKVEQAAIEAAIRDIVRTWDDALRETAAETGADAALTAIASRFSESYRDSFSPTVALVDAGRIARISAANPIAIDYYRHAHQKPQQAALKIYHHGAPVALSRRVPVLENIGFRVISERTFEIGDDQSGMVFIHDMELENRYGKPIDLADGGALFEDAFLSVWRGDVDNDGYSGLAQTAGLWSSEITVLRAYGRYLQQVGIPQSQDFIAAALNRYPDIARGLHALFIARLGPTAEGEGVVAAKHLKAKIKDALEEVPNIDDDTIIRRYLNLIEASLRTNHFVADTKEKGQSLAIKLDSHAVEGLPAPRPWREIFVYGSEVEGLHLRFGPVARGGLRWSDRAQDYRTEVLGLVKAQQVKNAVIVPVGAKGGFFPKRLPAGGSRDAIFEAGTSAYKNFVSSLLSITDNIGLDGVIPPAGVIRRDPDDPYFVVAADKGTATFSDTANAISEQHGFWLDDAFASGGSAGYDHKKMGITAKGAWEAVKRHFREMNRDIQTSPFTVVGVGDMSGDVFGNGMLLSPKTRLIAAFDHRDIFIDPDPDMAASMAERERMFALPRSSWQDYDKTKLSEGGIIVSRNQKSITLPAAAAAAIGLSKTTATPVEIMTAILKAPVDLLWFGGIGTYLRASTETNAEVGDRANDAIRITALDVRAKVIGEGANLGVTQRARIEFGMNGGRCNSDAIDNSGGVNCSDVEVNIKIALASAMRNGSLTRPARNKLLAEMTGEVGALVLSNNYEQTLALSIARKRGLADIAHQSRFMTALEARGLLDRAVETLPSPAALAEREARGEPLTRAELGVLLAYAKIVLFSDIVASDVPDEPHFDRDLMGYFPDRMAKKYAAEIRGHRLRREIIARVVANDLVNRGGPSFVNRLQEATGRTAADVVSTFAVVRDGFALPALYREIDGLDNQIDGQVQLDLYQAVSRLIYVTSGWYLKNDAGTVPLAQRIAELQDARKALEPKLVSLLPAFSRERIEEKRHGLFKAGAPEKLAEQLALSEVAELIPDIALTARAAGADIVAAAKAFFAVSDAFRIPRVEDAARSITPSDYYDQLALSRATDTIGAARRGIAVAALTGHASAADPVAAWLEAGGERVARIRERLQALTEGGDITVSRLSVASGLMSDLTGM